A region of the Rhizobium binae genome:
CATCACGCTGTCATCGGCTGCGACCACCAGGATCGCGATGTCGGTCGCCTGTGCGCCACGGGCACGCATTGCCGTGAAGGCGGCGTGGCCGGGGGTGTCGATGAAGGTGATCTTCTGGCCGTTCTGTTCCACCTGATAGGCGCCGATATGCTGGGTGATGCCACCGGCTTCGCCGGCGACCACGTTGGCATGGCGGATGGCGTCGAGCAGCGACGTCTTGCCGTGGTCGACGTGGCCCATGATGGTGACGACCGGCGGGCGCGAAACCAGTTCGCCTTCTTCGTCGGAGACGTTAAAGATGCCGAGCTCGACGTCGGATTCCGACACGCGCCGGACCGTGTGGCCGAATTCACCGGCGATGAGTTCGGCAAGGTCGGCGTCGATGACGTCGCCCGGCTTCATCATCTGGCCTTCCTTCATCAGGTACTTGATGACGTCGACGGCGCGTTCAGACATGCGCTGCGACAGTTCCTGAATGGTGATGGTCTCGGGCAGAACCACTTCGCGGGAGATCTTCTCCCGGGTTTCCTGCATCTGGCTGCGGCGGAACTTTTCCTGCCGGCGGCGCATCGCCGAAAGCGAGCGCCCGCGGGCATTGTCATCGCCGTCCACGTCAGCCGTGGTGATCGTCAGCTTGCCGCGGCGGCGCTCCTCATCCGTTTTCGGACGCGCGGTGACCGGCTTTGCGGGTTCCGGGCGGATAACACGGCCACGAGCCGGACCGCTGCGTGCCGCGCCGCGATCATCATCGCCCTCGTCATCACGACGACCACGGGCCGCTGCCGGTGCGGCAGCACCCGGCGCCGGACGGGCGGCAGCAGGTGCTCCGGCGCCATCGGGCCGGCGCGCAGCCGGTGCCGGCCGCGGAGCGCTCGGGCGCGCTTCGGCCACAACAGCAGCCGGTGCCGCGGCAGCGGCGGGTTCGGCGGCAGCGGGCGCTTCGGCCTGGCGAGCAGCCTCTTCGGCGGCCCTGCGGGCGGCCTCTTCGGCTTCCGCTGCCTTGCGGACCGCCTCTTCGGCGGCCCGGCGCTTTTCTTCCTCGGCGCGACGGATCGCGTCCTGGGCGTCACGTGCCTGGGATTCGGCCAGCGCACGGCGGCGGGCGTCCATCTCCTCAGGCGACAGATGGTTCAGCACGACAGGCCGCGGACGGTCGTTCGAGCGTTGCGGCTGATAGGACTGCTGCGGACGCTGGTTGGTCTGGCTATTGCCCGGCTGGTGAACCCGCGGTGCCGGTGTCGGCTGCGGCGGACGCGCCTGAACAGGCGCCGGCGCCGGTTCGGCTGCGCGGACCGGGGCTGCGGCGGCAGCGGGCGTGATCGGCTTTTCGTCTTCCGGGCGCATCGGGCGCCGCTTGCGGGTCTCGACCACGACCGCCTTGGTGCGACCCCGACCCATATCCTGGCGAACGGTGCCCTGGCTCATCCCTGATGGTTTCAGGGTAAGCGTCTTCTTGCCCGTTACGCTGAGTGTCTTGTCGTCGTTACTATCGGTCATTCGTTCCCGTTCCTTCGGACAGGGAGCGATGACTAGATCAGACCCTGTCGTTCAAATACTGTCGATCAATGAGAATGAGACCGGCCGATGCCGGTGACCGTCTCATTGTTTTTGCCGGCCAGCGCCGCCCGCTGCCCGGGACTGACCGCCAACACGGTACTGTTCGAGCATCTTTGCGCGCTTCACTACACCCTCACCCGCCTGCCCTGCAAGCACTGCGGCATGGATAAAAGCATTCTGGCCCATCAGGCCTTCCATTTCGCTCTCCGAGAAGAAGCGGTAGGAAGGTATCTCCTCCTCGGTCTCCATTCCGAGGTGCCAGGCCTTGCGGGCCTGGTCGATTTTCCTCACGCCGTCGTCCGCCGCGTCGGTCGCGTGGAACACCGCAAGGGCTGCTCCGCTTCTGACCGCGGCGTCCACCTTCGAGGAGCCGCTGATGAACTGGCCGGCTTTGCGCGCCATGTTCATCATCTGCATCAATTGCGCCGCGAGGAGCCGGTCGACATTCGCGCCGAGATCGTCCGCGGCCTTCACGTCGCTTTTCAGCGCGCGGGCGAAGAGCTTCTTCGCCACCGCTCTGTCGACCAGCGACCGGTCGGCTTTCACCCAGCAACCGCGTCCCGGAAGTTCGCGCTTCAGGTCGGCGACGACGCTTCCGTCGGGAGCCGCGACGAATCGGATCAGCTCATCCGGCGATCCGCTTTCGCGCGTCACGATGCACATGCGTCCGTTCACGTCATAACCTGCAAGATCGTCGTCCTGAGGGAGAGCGTCCGGCTCATGCGCGGTCATCATGCTTCCTGTTCGGCTTCGGTGACCTCTTCTTCGGTCCCCTTCGCCAGGTCCTCTTCGGTGATCCAGCCGGCCGCAAGCCGGGCCTGGACGATCATCTGCTCGGCTTCGACGCGCGAGACGTCGAACTTCGAGAACAGGCCTTCGAACTTCTTCGTTTCGCCGTTCTTGCGCTCCGTCCAGCCGACGAGATCGTCGGCGGCGCAGCCGGCAAAATCCTCGATCGTCTTGATGCCGTCTTCGCCGAGCGCCACCATCATCTGGGCGGACATGCCGTCGATCTGGCGCAACTCGTCCTCAACGCCGAGCGCCTTGCGCTTCTCGTCCATCTCGGCTTCGA
Encoded here:
- a CDS encoding RNA-binding protein, yielding MMTAHEPDALPQDDDLAGYDVNGRMCIVTRESGSPDELIRFVAAPDGSVVADLKRELPGRGCWVKADRSLVDRAVAKKLFARALKSDVKAADDLGANVDRLLAAQLMQMMNMARKAGQFISGSSKVDAAVRSGAALAVFHATDAADDGVRKIDQARKAWHLGMETEEEIPSYRFFSESEMEGLMGQNAFIHAAVLAGQAGEGVVKRAKMLEQYRVGGQSRAAGGAGRQKQ
- the infB gene encoding translation initiation factor IF-2; translation: MTDSNDDKTLSVTGKKTLTLKPSGMSQGTVRQDMGRGRTKAVVVETRKRRPMRPEDEKPITPAAAAAPVRAAEPAPAPVQARPPQPTPAPRVHQPGNSQTNQRPQQSYQPQRSNDRPRPVVLNHLSPEEMDARRRALAESQARDAQDAIRRAEEEKRRAAEEAVRKAAEAEEAARRAAEEAARQAEAPAAAEPAAAAAPAAVVAEARPSAPRPAPAARRPDGAGAPAAARPAPGAAAPAAARGRRDDEGDDDRGAARSGPARGRVIRPEPAKPVTARPKTDEERRRGKLTITTADVDGDDNARGRSLSAMRRRQEKFRRSQMQETREKISREVVLPETITIQELSQRMSERAVDVIKYLMKEGQMMKPGDVIDADLAELIAGEFGHTVRRVSESDVELGIFNVSDEEGELVSRPPVVTIMGHVDHGKTSLLDAIRHANVVAGEAGGITQHIGAYQVEQNGQKITFIDTPGHAAFTAMRARGAQATDIAILVVAADDSVMPQTIESINHAKAANVPIIVAINKVDKHEADPQKVRNQLLQHEVFVESMGGEVLDVEVSAKTGKNLDKLLEAILLQAEILDLKANPNRTAEGTVIEAQLDRGRGSVATVLVQKGTLRPGQIIVAGDVWGRVRALVTDKGDHVKEAGPATPVEVLGLSGTPQAGDKFAVVESESRAREISEYRQRLARDKAAARQSGQRGSLEQMMTQLQSTGVKEFPLVIKGDVQGSIEAIAGALEKLGTDEVRARIVHSGAGGITESDISLAEASNAAIIGFNVRANAQARQFAERQGIEIRYYNIIYDLVDDVKAAMSGLLSPERRETFIGNAEILEVFNITKVGKVAGCRVVEGKVERGAGVRLIRNDVVVHEGKLKTLKRFKDEVSEVPMGQECGMAFENYEDMRVGDVIECFRVEHITRTL